The Sporosarcina ureae genome includes a region encoding these proteins:
- the resB gene encoding cytochrome c biogenesis protein ResB: MSKIKCQCGHENPYGTELCEKCGRPLSEKAKKSDIVDMRYEGSSRRSQTYKSSIVDKIWNFFSSVKIGVSIIAAVLIASAIGTIFPQKFYVPATTPEGYLEYYERLYGTVGKLYYQLGFYDMYNSWWFKVLVGMLATSIIIASIDRVIPLYKSLKKQRTRRHPSFMKRQRIFGEGDVQNTEQSLAKAEEKLKAMRYNVKTENGAILAEKYRFSRWGPYVNHVGLIIFISGVLLRGIPGFYVDEAMWLREGETRNIVGAPGYVLENKKFTLENYTKEEAEEVFGEALEKNGAIVKSYTTDVTLYKQDEEALPGSDSLEKVKDYAINVNEPLKFDGYNVFQMDYKLDELKNMTFHLVNKSSEDSLGEFTVDLSDPEKEYDLGNGSTVNMLGFYPDYDGIKDGEPYSKSPVPNNPAFIFQMNTPDKPEGEKSFVAIRQTLEVEENDYAIKFAAAETRNISGLTIRKDKTLYILLFGGLVFMIGVIQGMYWQHRRVWIQEDTKGHLLIAAHTNKNWFSLRKELDTLRETVDLPAYIDRQDPELDKPEQEGDEEIWT, translated from the coding sequence ATGAGCAAAATCAAATGCCAATGTGGGCATGAAAATCCTTATGGTACAGAGCTTTGTGAGAAGTGTGGTCGTCCCTTATCTGAAAAAGCGAAGAAAAGTGATATTGTAGATATGCGTTACGAGGGATCTTCTAGAAGATCCCAAACCTATAAGAGTTCCATTGTCGATAAAATATGGAATTTCTTCTCCAGTGTAAAGATAGGTGTCAGTATTATTGCGGCGGTCTTAATCGCGTCCGCTATTGGAACAATCTTTCCGCAGAAGTTCTATGTGCCTGCCACTACGCCGGAAGGCTATTTGGAATACTATGAGCGTCTATATGGTACGGTAGGAAAACTGTATTACCAACTCGGCTTTTATGATATGTATAATAGCTGGTGGTTTAAAGTCCTAGTCGGTATGCTTGCTACTTCTATTATCATCGCAAGTATAGACCGTGTGATTCCGCTTTATAAATCGCTTAAAAAGCAACGTACACGTCGTCATCCATCCTTTATGAAGCGTCAGCGGATTTTTGGAGAAGGTGATGTCCAAAATACAGAACAATCTCTTGCGAAAGCGGAAGAGAAACTAAAAGCCATGCGCTATAATGTGAAAACAGAAAATGGCGCGATTTTAGCTGAAAAGTATCGATTTTCACGTTGGGGCCCATATGTCAACCACGTCGGACTAATTATTTTCATTTCGGGTGTTCTGCTTAGAGGAATTCCTGGTTTTTACGTTGACGAGGCGATGTGGCTCCGTGAAGGGGAAACACGTAATATTGTTGGTGCACCGGGTTATGTACTTGAAAATAAAAAGTTCACATTAGAGAATTACACTAAAGAAGAAGCAGAAGAAGTATTCGGCGAGGCCTTGGAGAAGAATGGCGCAATCGTGAAGTCGTATACGACAGATGTTACGTTGTATAAACAAGATGAGGAAGCACTACCTGGTAGCGATAGTCTAGAAAAAGTGAAGGATTACGCCATCAATGTCAACGAACCTTTGAAATTTGATGGGTATAATGTATTCCAGATGGATTATAAACTGGACGAGCTTAAAAACATGACATTCCATTTGGTAAATAAGTCTTCTGAAGACTCTCTAGGGGAATTCACAGTTGATTTAAGTGACCCAGAAAAGGAATATGATCTTGGGAACGGCTCCACTGTCAATATGCTCGGTTTCTATCCAGACTATGATGGAATAAAGGACGGCGAGCCGTATTCGAAGTCGCCCGTTCCGAATAATCCAGCGTTTATTTTCCAAATGAACACACCGGATAAGCCTGAAGGTGAAAAGAGTTTTGTTGCCATTCGTCAAACGTTGGAAGTAGAAGAGAACGACTACGCGATTAAGTTTGCTGCTGCTGAGACTCGAAATATTTCAGGTTTAACAATCCGTAAAGACAAAACGTTATATATCCTCTTATTCGGTGGTCTAGTATTTATGATTGGTGTTATTCAAGGAATGTATTGGCAACACCGCAGAGTATGGATCCAAGAAGATACAAAAGGACATTTGTTGATTGCAGCACACACGAATAAAAACTGGTTCTCTTTACGTAAAGAGCTGGATACATTACGAGAAACTGTAGACTTGCCTGCTTATATAGATCGTCAAGATCCTGAGTTGGACAAGCCAGAACAGGAAGGGGACGAGGAAATATGGACTTAG
- the ccsB gene encoding c-type cytochrome biogenesis protein CcsB → MDLVAISSNLLLVSFIAYLVATLFFGGAIKKSKSEKAYHNSKWGTIGLIITIIGFLTHLGYFFTRWAASGHAPLSNMFEFTTAFGMMLVGAFIMLYIIYRTPSLGLFALPVAIIIISYATMFPTEVTPLIPALQSKWLFIHVITTVIGESILAISAIAGLVFLVKNIDMTKKSKSRFWIEAVMYTLILVLGFVVSSTTFKVMGYEAEFTYINKDEVPAEITYHVPPLFGMNEYEAMTPDKMTPWVELPPIINAQKMSSLVWSIAVGTVLYVLLRLIARRPLAAVFQPLAKKANSQLMDEIGYRAVLIGFPVFTLGALIFAMIWAHEAWSRFWGWDPKEVWALITWLFYAAFLHLRLSKGWEGKKSAWLAVIGFVIIMFNLIAVNLIIAGLHSYA, encoded by the coding sequence ATGGACTTAGTAGCCATCAGTAGTAACTTATTATTAGTTTCATTTATTGCCTATTTAGTAGCTACTTTGTTTTTCGGAGGCGCTATTAAAAAATCAAAATCCGAAAAAGCCTATCATAATAGTAAGTGGGGAACGATTGGTCTAATTATCACGATTATCGGATTCCTTACTCACTTAGGCTATTTCTTTACAAGATGGGCTGCGTCAGGTCACGCACCACTTAGTAATATGTTCGAGTTTACGACTGCATTCGGCATGATGCTCGTAGGGGCATTCATCATGCTGTATATTATTTACCGAACACCATCTCTTGGATTGTTCGCGTTACCCGTTGCGATTATTATTATTTCATATGCAACGATGTTTCCGACAGAAGTTACTCCACTAATCCCTGCACTTCAAAGTAAATGGTTGTTTATTCACGTAATCACAACGGTTATTGGTGAATCTATACTTGCAATCAGTGCGATAGCGGGGCTTGTATTCTTAGTGAAGAATATTGATATGACGAAAAAATCCAAATCACGTTTTTGGATAGAAGCAGTGATGTATACGTTAATTTTAGTTCTTGGTTTTGTCGTATCTTCTACGACATTCAAAGTAATGGGCTATGAAGCAGAATTCACTTATATAAATAAAGATGAAGTACCTGCTGAAATTACGTATCACGTTCCTCCGTTATTCGGGATGAATGAGTATGAAGCGATGACGCCGGACAAAATGACACCTTGGGTTGAATTGCCTCCGATCATCAATGCGCAAAAAATGTCTTCGCTTGTTTGGTCTATAGCTGTAGGTACGGTGCTTTACGTATTATTACGCTTGATTGCACGCAGACCTCTTGCCGCGGTATTCCAACCGCTAGCGAAGAAGGCTAATTCTCAGCTTATGGATGAAATCGGCTATCGTGCTGTATTGATTGGTTTCCCGGTCTTTACGCTCGGTGCTTTGATTTTCGCCATGATTTGGGCACATGAAGCCTGGTCACGATTCTGGGGTTGGGATCCAAAAGAAGTATGGGCACTCATTACATGGTTGTTCTATGCTGCGTTCCTTCACTTGCGCTTATCAAAAGGTTGGGAAGGTAAAAAGTCCGCATGGCTTGCTGTCATCGGGTTTGTGATCATCATGTTCAACTTAATTGCTGTAAACTTAATTATTGCAGGTTTACACTCATACGCATAA
- a CDS encoding response regulator transcription factor: MEETVKLLVVDDEDRIRRLLNMYLSREGYEIEEAVDGADALEKVFAGQYDCILLDVMMPEKDGMEVLAELRENKIMTPVILLTAKGEEADRVSGFESGADDYIVKPFSPREVVLRVKAMLRRSVAFPNVSSNTTSKDLVVFPQLTIDHDAHRVTAEGKEVNLTPKEYELLYFLAKSPDKVFDREQLLKEVWHYEFFGDLRTVDTHVKRLREKLSRVSDRAAKMIVTVWGVGYKFEVPNE, from the coding sequence GTGGAAGAAACAGTGAAGCTCTTAGTGGTGGATGATGAGGATCGCATTCGTCGCCTATTGAATATGTATTTATCTAGAGAAGGTTATGAAATTGAAGAAGCAGTCGATGGAGCAGACGCGCTAGAGAAAGTGTTTGCCGGACAATATGATTGTATATTGCTCGATGTAATGATGCCCGAAAAAGACGGCATGGAAGTATTAGCTGAACTACGTGAAAATAAAATTATGACACCTGTTATTTTATTGACGGCAAAAGGTGAAGAGGCAGACCGTGTGAGCGGGTTTGAAAGTGGTGCAGATGATTACATTGTCAAGCCGTTCAGCCCGAGAGAAGTAGTGTTACGCGTAAAAGCTATGCTTAGACGTTCCGTGGCTTTTCCGAATGTGTCGTCTAACACGACATCAAAAGATTTAGTAGTATTTCCACAGCTGACAATTGATCACGATGCACATCGTGTAACAGCTGAAGGGAAAGAAGTTAATTTAACACCGAAGGAATACGAATTATTGTATTTCCTAGCAAAGTCACCAGATAAAGTGTTCGATCGTGAACAATTGCTGAAAGAAGTATGGCATTACGAATTCTTCGGAGATTTACGTACAGTGGATACTCATGTCAAACGGCTGCGTGAAAAACTGAGCCGTGTTTCAGACCGCGCAGCGAAAATGATTGTGACTGTTTGGGGTGTCGGTTATAAGTTCGAGGTTCCAAACGAATGA
- a CDS encoding ATP-binding protein — MIRIWNSIVGKLWATILLLVSFVLFIVTLFLLEFLDNFHTKQAEESLQREAATIGKIVNDYNEQTASSMNQSMNQIIDDILDLETNAIVVDRQGDVLYSFHTSSSKKEIEEELLSEDSLFESPESGKQKIKEMILPSLTEQDVMEQFLILSYPFKQASGEQASVLMYQSLDAVHRTTKSTTNIVFLSAFIAFILTTFFAFFLSTQITLPLRKMKQAAFELSKGNFDTHLPVTQKDEIGQLATAFNQMGRQLKYNIELIKQEKEQLSSILTSMTDAVVTFNQDYSILLKNPQAELLLKKWYGYNQKSHHPLPKEVFHMLEHAISFAEEVEDELELGGQFYVISISPLYSENSIRGAVAVFRDMTEQHKLDKLRSDFIANVSHELRTPISMLQGYSEAIIDDVVSSEEERMEMVQIIHDESKRMSRLVTDLLNLARMESGYIQLSKNPLSIVEFLERMVTKFSQVAKDAKVDLSLVTEEPNTLLITADEDRLEQVFTNLIDNAIRHTPDGGAVTLGVYRSSGTLDITVADTGVGIPEKDLPFVFERFYKADKARTRGKGGTGLGLAIAKNIIEAHNGSILATRGDEKGTIFICSLPLDTLNK, encoded by the coding sequence ATGATTAGAATATGGAATTCAATTGTCGGGAAGCTATGGGCCACCATATTGCTTCTCGTTTCCTTTGTCTTGTTTATCGTGACACTGTTCCTACTCGAATTCCTTGATAATTTCCACACAAAACAAGCGGAAGAATCATTGCAAAGAGAAGCTGCTACCATCGGCAAAATTGTCAATGATTATAACGAACAAACGGCAAGTTCCATGAATCAGTCTATGAACCAAATTATAGATGATATCCTCGATTTAGAGACCAATGCAATTGTCGTCGATCGACAAGGGGATGTGTTGTATTCATTCCATACATCTTCAAGTAAAAAAGAAATTGAAGAAGAACTTTTATCGGAAGATAGTCTGTTTGAGTCGCCTGAATCAGGTAAGCAAAAAATCAAAGAAATGATACTGCCTTCATTGACAGAACAAGATGTCATGGAGCAATTTTTGATTCTGTCTTACCCATTTAAACAAGCAAGTGGCGAACAAGCGAGTGTACTCATGTACCAAAGCTTAGATGCTGTGCACCGTACAACAAAGAGCACGACGAACATAGTCTTCCTATCCGCATTTATCGCGTTTATTTTAACTACATTTTTTGCATTTTTCTTATCTACGCAAATCACATTGCCGTTGCGTAAGATGAAGCAAGCAGCGTTTGAGTTATCTAAAGGGAATTTCGATACACATTTGCCGGTCACACAAAAAGATGAAATTGGTCAGTTAGCAACTGCTTTCAATCAGATGGGACGTCAGTTGAAATATAATATTGAGTTGATTAAGCAGGAGAAAGAACAGCTTTCTAGCATTCTTACATCTATGACAGATGCAGTCGTAACGTTTAATCAAGATTATTCCATTCTTCTGAAAAATCCACAAGCCGAGCTACTGTTAAAAAAGTGGTATGGATATAATCAGAAAAGTCATCATCCGTTGCCTAAAGAAGTCTTCCATATGCTAGAGCATGCCATTTCATTCGCTGAGGAAGTAGAAGATGAGTTGGAATTGGGTGGACAGTTTTATGTGATTTCCATTAGTCCATTGTACAGTGAAAATAGTATCCGTGGAGCGGTGGCCGTATTCCGTGATATGACGGAACAGCATAAACTAGATAAATTACGTTCGGATTTCATTGCCAACGTCTCACATGAATTGCGAACACCCATTTCGATGTTGCAAGGATATAGTGAAGCCATCATAGATGATGTAGTGAGCAGTGAAGAAGAACGTATGGAAATGGTTCAGATCATCCACGATGAATCTAAGCGTATGAGTCGCCTTGTCACGGACTTGCTGAATCTAGCAAGAATGGAGTCTGGCTACATTCAACTGAGTAAAAACCCTCTATCGATTGTGGAGTTTTTGGAACGTATGGTAACAAAGTTCTCCCAAGTAGCAAAAGACGCGAAAGTGGATTTGTCTTTGGTAACGGAGGAACCGAATACACTACTCATCACGGCTGATGAAGACCGTCTTGAGCAAGTGTTCACTAATTTGATCGATAACGCCATCCGTCATACTCCAGATGGTGGAGCGGTGACGTTAGGTGTCTACCGGTCTTCCGGAACACTTGATATTACAGTAGCCGATACAGGTGTCGGTATACCTGAAAAGGATTTGCCATTCGTCTTTGAGCGTTTTTATAAGGCGGATAAAGCGAGAACAAGAGGAAAAGGTGGAACAGGACTTGGTTTGGCTATTGCAAAAAACATTATAGAAGCACATAATGGCTCGATTTTAGCAACCCGTGGTGATGAAAAAGGAACCATCTTTATTTGTTCACTTCCACTTGACACATTAAATAAATGA
- a CDS encoding RNA polymerase sigma factor SigX, which translates to MDDLVFQRLYEDYNRDVFNFLTYLTRNREVAEDLMHEVYVRVLKSYGRFEGKSSEKTWLFAIAKNVSIDYFRKQSTINKHANIHFDWETEQLSSADRLPEQLIEADEEQEQVLDVLHTCTGDQKMVILMRFFQDLSVAETAEVLGWTESKVKTTQHRAIKVLQVKLEARSAREG; encoded by the coding sequence ATGGATGATTTAGTTTTTCAACGATTATATGAAGACTATAACCGTGACGTATTCAACTTCCTCACTTATTTGACTCGTAATCGGGAAGTAGCCGAAGATTTGATGCATGAAGTATATGTGCGGGTACTCAAATCATATGGCCGTTTTGAAGGGAAAAGTTCTGAGAAAACTTGGCTGTTTGCGATTGCGAAAAATGTCTCGATTGACTATTTTCGAAAACAATCCACCATCAACAAACATGCAAACATTCATTTTGATTGGGAAACAGAGCAATTATCCTCAGCTGACCGTTTGCCTGAACAATTGATTGAAGCGGATGAAGAGCAAGAGCAGGTGCTTGATGTGTTGCACACATGTACGGGTGATCAGAAAATGGTCATCCTCATGCGCTTCTTTCAGGATCTATCAGTTGCTGAAACGGCTGAAGTTCTGGGCTGGACTGAAAGCAAAGTGAAAACGACACAGCATCGTGCAATCAAAGTATTGCAAGTAAAGTTGGAAGCGCGTTCCGCGAGGGAGGGGTGA
- a CDS encoding GerMN domain-containing protein: MSKDKWNEDHIEKRLRDMPVVKDQRSKDEIMQRLKEDSRLSEPNGPKKRPSKSKWPPILAAIAAIVLLTILMPTFIQQNNEVSMEQATTEESADPIEVESSEEMQSNDASDASVFTRQASTPLSYAAYPSDLMGHTVFHIGLATNQATIVPVTFLIPNERLAERLGTSPDAVALYNEYAKTLDEEALGFIEYHPYKAMISSNGKQVQMKFTADHTYDTSSATLEMLNRSVQDTFLGYDEIKFLQEDASPITFDQVGQVEEPIALSGMVSHQAYYRFLKSDGEVVLSTNFGKTTETVEQALNDMKVSPNDVYSTVVPKEIDFTVKVNEELVNVKFTEELDLDQMQPEEAMQLIDGISLTAASFDKYVKFDQVKQKHWNEFDFTQPVEKPIGANPHYLINE; this comes from the coding sequence ATGAGTAAAGACAAATGGAATGAAGATCATATCGAGAAACGTTTACGTGACATGCCTGTCGTGAAAGATCAGCGTTCCAAAGATGAGATTATGCAACGGTTAAAGGAAGACTCAAGACTTTCTGAGCCGAACGGGCCAAAGAAGAGGCCGTCGAAATCAAAATGGCCTCCCATCCTTGCAGCTATTGCAGCGATTGTATTGCTCACCATCCTCATGCCAACATTCATTCAGCAAAACAATGAAGTATCGATGGAGCAAGCAACGACAGAGGAATCGGCTGATCCTATTGAAGTGGAGAGTAGTGAAGAGATGCAGTCGAATGACGCAAGTGACGCATCTGTGTTTACTAGACAGGCTTCGACACCGCTGTCATATGCTGCTTATCCTTCCGATCTCATGGGTCACACAGTGTTTCATATTGGCCTGGCTACCAATCAGGCAACCATTGTTCCTGTGACATTCTTGATACCGAATGAACGCCTTGCTGAACGCTTAGGTACCTCTCCAGATGCAGTCGCGCTTTATAATGAGTATGCTAAAACACTTGACGAAGAGGCGCTAGGTTTTATAGAGTATCATCCGTATAAAGCGATGATTTCCTCGAACGGTAAGCAAGTTCAAATGAAATTTACTGCGGACCATACGTATGATACATCGAGTGCGACACTTGAGATGCTGAATCGATCCGTACAAGATACGTTTTTAGGATATGATGAAATAAAATTTTTACAAGAAGATGCCTCGCCCATTACGTTTGATCAAGTAGGTCAAGTGGAAGAACCTATCGCCTTGTCAGGAATGGTTTCGCATCAAGCGTATTATCGATTTTTAAAATCAGATGGTGAAGTAGTACTCTCCACCAATTTTGGTAAGACTACCGAAACGGTAGAGCAAGCTTTGAATGACATGAAGGTTTCACCAAATGATGTGTATTCGACTGTTGTACCTAAAGAAATAGATTTCACGGTCAAAGTAAACGAAGAGCTCGTCAACGTAAAATTTACTGAAGAGCTTGATTTAGATCAGATGCAACCGGAGGAAGCGATGCAATTAATAGACGGCATCTCGCTGACAGCGGCAAGTTTTGATAAATATGTAAAGTTTGATCAAGTTAAGCAAAAACACTGGAATGAATTTGACTTCACTCAGCCTGTAGAAAAGCCGATTGGTGCAAATCCACACTATTTAATTAACGAATAA
- a CDS encoding ECF transporter S component — protein MNNKKLRKLILVAILGSISTVLMQFNFPIPAMPGFLKIDFSEIPAVMAIMTMGPVAGIGVELLKNVMHWFLSGSPTGVPVGEVANFVTGMLFIMPIYWIFMKYRSTKGLASGLIAGTVAMAVGMSVLNYLVFLPMYTYFLGMPAVTGDSLYQMIILGILPFNLVKGVMLLAITLMLYRSMEKWILQQQKKLSF, from the coding sequence GTGAATAACAAGAAGTTACGTAAGCTCATTTTGGTGGCCATTTTGGGAAGTATTTCAACTGTATTAATGCAGTTCAACTTTCCGATCCCGGCGATGCCTGGATTTTTAAAGATCGATTTTAGTGAAATCCCTGCTGTTATGGCAATCATGACGATGGGACCAGTTGCAGGAATAGGCGTAGAGTTATTGAAGAACGTCATGCATTGGTTCTTATCAGGAAGCCCGACAGGAGTACCAGTAGGAGAAGTCGCAAACTTTGTGACAGGTATGCTATTCATTATGCCGATCTATTGGATTTTCATGAAATATCGTTCTACTAAAGGTCTTGCATCAGGTTTGATCGCTGGTACAGTAGCAATGGCAGTAGGTATGAGTGTACTAAATTACTTAGTATTCTTGCCGATGTACACATATTTCCTAGGTATGCCAGCAGTTACAGGCGACTCGTTGTATCAGATGATCATATTGGGAATCTTACCATTCAACCTGGTTAAGGGTGTTATGCTATTAGCCATCACGTTGATGTTATATAGAAGCATGGAGAAGTGGATTCTTCAGCAACAAAAGAAATTATCGTTCTAA
- a CDS encoding ferredoxin has translation MSSKKYTIVDQDTCIACGACGAAAPDIYDYDDEGIAFVILDDNMGNTEVPEELMEDLEDAYDGCPTDSIKIADEAFEGDPLKYED, from the coding sequence ATGTCTAGCAAAAAGTATACAATTGTCGATCAGGATACATGTATAGCCTGCGGGGCCTGCGGGGCTGCTGCGCCGGATATCTATGATTATGACGATGAGGGGATTGCATTTGTTATTTTAGATGATAACATGGGAAACACTGAAGTTCCAGAAGAACTGATGGAGGACCTCGAGGATGCGTATGATGGCTGCCCTACCGATTCAATTAAAATTGCGGACGAAGCCTTCGAAGGTGATCCGTTAAAATATGAAGATTAA
- a CDS encoding helix-turn-helix domain-containing protein — protein MSFDSILLTIFQRLHGERSAQGVYHILRGKRSGQTLQDVEYYQVKSYYALLPQLTASDYQQALERMQAEGLIYIHELVYVTAKGQMATGSEMWRFNGWNYRGREREFARRLALLIQTLSNLRSGETMFMPIQKELPTQQFIKEFLRNQSSCMTHLSTSLRIELEYVLTHSSLTELQRTIVSGRLTGFRLTASTWEQMADNVNLPVQTIQLYYIEALHILLDFIQQRPNCPLLTELAAGCRVDTYLTQSAERTRKLFERGYSVEQIASLRNLKLSTIEDHFIEMAANMDSFPYEDFVKEEQIDAVWRHVEQLQTKRLRLLKQQCPELSYFQLRLIIMIGKRES, from the coding sequence ATGAGTTTCGATTCCATCTTATTGACGATCTTTCAACGCCTCCATGGTGAGCGTTCAGCGCAAGGTGTCTACCATATACTTCGCGGAAAACGATCAGGGCAGACATTACAAGACGTCGAATATTATCAAGTCAAATCATACTATGCATTGTTGCCGCAATTGACGGCAAGTGACTATCAACAAGCGCTAGAGCGGATGCAAGCAGAGGGTTTAATTTATATACATGAACTCGTCTATGTAACGGCAAAAGGACAAATGGCGACAGGTAGTGAAATGTGGCGATTTAATGGCTGGAATTACCGCGGACGTGAAAGAGAGTTTGCCAGACGGTTGGCATTGCTAATTCAGACATTGTCGAATTTACGCAGCGGTGAAACCATGTTCATGCCGATTCAGAAGGAGTTACCTACGCAGCAATTTATCAAAGAGTTTTTACGTAATCAATCAAGTTGTATGACCCATCTATCTACGTCATTGCGAATAGAATTGGAATATGTGCTAACTCACTCCTCGTTAACAGAATTACAACGCACGATAGTGAGCGGTCGATTGACGGGATTTCGGCTCACTGCATCTACTTGGGAACAGATGGCGGATAATGTAAATCTACCGGTTCAGACTATACAATTGTACTATATAGAGGCGTTACATATTTTACTTGATTTCATACAACAGCGACCCAACTGTCCGTTGCTTACGGAATTAGCGGCAGGTTGTCGAGTGGACACGTATTTGACACAATCTGCAGAACGAACACGGAAACTATTTGAAAGGGGCTATTCAGTAGAGCAAATCGCCTCTCTACGAAATTTGAAATTAAGTACAATAGAAGATCATTTTATTGAAATGGCAGCGAATATGGATAGCTTTCCATATGAAGATTTTGTAAAAGAAGAACAAATAGATGCGGTTTGGCGTCATGTTGAACAGTTACAGACGAAACGATTGCGTTTGCTGAAACAGCAATGCCCAGAATTATCGTATTTCCAATTGCGATTAATCATCATGATCGGAAAGAGGGAGAGTTGA
- a CDS encoding RecQ family ATP-dependent DNA helicase yields MELQDILRQKFGYESFRPGQQEVITELLAGRDAVAIFPTGTGKSLCYQLPAYMLDGAVIIISPLVALMEDQVANLRKHKEKRVVAINSFLSRQEKELALSTLAQYKFIFLSPEMVMQEHVRQLVQQLSIAFFVVDEAHCISEWGFDFRPDYLRLKELFSVLERAPVLALTATANDKVVEDITTYLHMRNPHIERQSIDRPNISYRVMHMDNEWEKTEWIIQRLATTIGPGVIYVASRKRADELASIIRERGIPIASYHGGKEQDERSIIQQQFVQGELEWICATNAFGMGIHKDDIRQVIHEHLPATPSAYIQEVGRAGRDGEQAAATLLYSERDIQKVKFIVYEDLPDEQQTMYYHSLLQSGIGNRMAAEQAGLTEVSSRLLDYYLGQFNVANVVHQIQQIYRVKEKQIAEMENYAKSDSCLREKLVRFFGENTSPAEADCCSNCQNLNEDWLIKSEPPTEQVVEALQWRERLHQLLG; encoded by the coding sequence ATGGAACTTCAAGACATATTGCGTCAAAAGTTTGGTTATGAATCATTCCGGCCCGGACAGCAAGAGGTCATTACCGAGTTACTAGCTGGACGAGACGCCGTGGCGATTTTCCCAACGGGTACAGGAAAATCACTTTGCTATCAATTACCCGCCTACATGCTCGACGGTGCAGTGATCATCATCTCTCCTCTCGTTGCGTTGATGGAAGATCAAGTAGCTAACTTGCGTAAACATAAAGAGAAGCGTGTTGTCGCTATCAATTCATTTTTATCGAGGCAGGAAAAGGAATTAGCGCTTTCTACTTTAGCGCAATATAAGTTCATTTTTCTATCGCCTGAAATGGTGATGCAAGAGCATGTCCGTCAACTTGTACAACAATTATCTATAGCTTTTTTTGTGGTAGATGAAGCCCATTGTATTTCAGAGTGGGGATTTGATTTTAGACCAGATTATTTACGGTTAAAGGAATTATTCTCAGTTTTAGAGAGAGCACCAGTACTGGCATTGACTGCTACTGCGAATGATAAAGTAGTGGAAGACATTACCACGTATTTGCACATGCGAAATCCTCACATCGAAAGACAATCAATCGATCGTCCGAATATATCGTATCGAGTGATGCATATGGATAATGAATGGGAAAAAACAGAATGGATTATACAGAGGCTTGCTACAACAATCGGTCCTGGTGTTATTTATGTTGCTTCACGGAAACGTGCAGATGAACTCGCTTCCATTATTCGAGAAAGAGGGATCCCGATAGCCAGCTATCACGGTGGCAAGGAACAGGATGAACGATCCATTATTCAACAACAATTTGTACAAGGTGAACTTGAGTGGATTTGTGCGACCAATGCATTTGGGATGGGAATTCATAAAGATGATATCCGGCAAGTTATTCATGAGCATCTACCGGCTACACCCAGCGCGTATATCCAGGAAGTAGGACGTGCAGGCCGTGACGGAGAACAAGCTGCGGCTACCCTTTTGTATAGTGAGCGGGATATTCAGAAAGTAAAGTTCATAGTGTATGAGGATCTACCAGATGAACAGCAAACTATGTATTATCATTCTTTACTGCAATCGGGTATTGGTAATCGAATGGCTGCTGAACAAGCAGGGCTAACCGAAGTATCTAGTCGTTTACTTGATTATTATTTGGGACAATTTAATGTAGCAAATGTTGTTCATCAAATCCAACAAATATATCGAGTGAAGGAGAAACAAATTGCGGAGATGGAGAACTATGCAAAAAGTGACAGTTGTTTACGAGAAAAATTAGTGCGTTTTTTTGGAGAAAATACTTCACCTGCAGAAGCAGATTGCTGTTCAAACTGTCAAAACCTTAATGAAGACTGGCTGATTAAGTCGGAACCACCAACTGAACAAGTAGTTGAAGCATTACAATGGCGCGAACGACTGCATCAATTATTAGGTTGA